A segment of the Gammaproteobacteria bacterium genome:
GTCACGACTGACACGCTCGCCGCCGGAACCCATTTTTTTCATCACGATAATCCCACGGATGTCGCATGGAAAGCCGTTGCCGTCAATGTGTCTGATTTAGCGGCCATGGGTGCCCGCCCTCTTTGGCTGACCTTATCCATCACGCTACCAGATGCGGAAGAAACTTGGCTTTCGCGTTTCGCTCAAGGATTGAAGGAGGCGCTGACGTTTTACGATTTGGCCCTAGTGGGGGGCGACACCGTGAAAGGCCCCTTATCCATCTCAGTCACTGCCTTCGGTCAGGTGCCAAAAGGACAGGCGTTGACAAGAAGCTCAGCCAAACCGGGCGACTGGATTTTTTGTACGGGAACGCTTGGCGATGCGGCCGCAGGTCTCGCCCTGTTGACGAAAAAATTGCGGACAGATGAATCTAGCCAAGACTATTTACTCGAACGTTTTCGACGACCAGCGGCGCGCGTTGCGGCCGGGATCGCGTTGCGGCATATTGCCTCTGCTTGTATTGATATTTCTGACGGACTTATTGCCGACTTGAGACATATCTTAAAAAGCAGCGGTGATTTAGGCGCGCGCATTGATCTTGATGCGCTACCGACTTCTAAAGCACTCGAAAACCTCTGTTCTGACGTGGAATTGTGGGAGTTTGCCTTGGCTGGCGGGGAGGACTATGAACTGTGCTTCACCGTCCCTGAAGATGCGCATGATCGGGTGGCAGGGGTTCTACAGGCCAGTGGCGTGCAAGCGGTCCCGATTGGCCGTGTCACGACATCAGGCGACATTGAGTTTCTGCATGTTGGTCAGCCCGTGCGCCTTGCGCTGTCACCCTGGGAGCACTTCGAGACATGACGCCTATTGAGGCCCTCAACCAATATCGAGGCTCAGATCGACTTATCGTGCTGCTTGCCACTGGCCTTGGCAGTGGGCTTGTGCCCAAAATGCCCGGCACGGTCGCCTCAGTGGTGGCCTCGATCCTCGCTTGGCTATTCGTCTGGTTGACAAGCCCTATTGCTGTGGTCAGTGTGGCTGTGATAGGCATATTCGTGTGTGAGCGGGCCGCCAAACTGCTCGGCCAACACGATCACCAGGCCATCGTGTGGGACGAATGGTCTGGCCTCTGGTTGACCTACGCTATCGTTTTACCAAGCACAGCGGCAGAATTTGCCGGTTTGCTTTTGTTTTTCCGGTTATTTGACATCCTTAAGCCGTGGCCAATTCGCTGGGCCGACAAGCAAGTATCTGGTGGACTGGGTATCATGGTGGACGATTGGCTGGCTGGGATCATGGCGGCGGGCAGTTACTGGGGGCTCATACACTATGCGCTTTGAAGATGCCGACCCGGAAGTGCTGACACAACTGGTGACCACCAAGATGCCTTTTGGCAAATACAAGGGCGAATTGATCGCGACACTGCCCTCGCCCTACCTCGCTTGGTATGCACGGCACGGCACAGCGAAAGGACGCATCGGGGTGTTATTGTTAACCATGTATGAGATTGACAGAAACGGACTTCGCCCTTTATTAACCCCCTTGCTTGACAAGGCCCGAGCCCCCAAAAACGACTAAGTCTAGGCAACCACAGTCATATCGGATTGCGGGGCTGTCCGAAGCTGCGTACACTGTATGCCCTAGTGATACCCGATTAAGCCAATTGAGCCATGACCAAGCCACTGCCCCAAGACAAAATTCGCGAGATACGCCAACATTTTGAGTTTTTCGACCGGGATCATAATGGCGCCATCGATGCCGACGAATTTGCCCAATTGTTAAAGGCTATTGAGCCGAAAGCCAAACCAGCGGAATGTTTACGGGGCTTTCGTGAAGTGGATAGCGATCATGACGGACAGATTGATTTTGCCGAATTCCTAACATGGTGGCAGAAAACTTGGTGGCAGTTTTAAACAGAGGACAAAAAAATGCGTCGTGTCGTCAAAACTTTGTTACTGTTGACCCTCACCGGTTTTGCGAGTTGGACATTTGCCGAAACCTCGAGGGCCCCCCAAACCAAACCATCTCAAGATACTGTTGTGCCAAAGGAATGGGTAAAATCAACAAAACACAAACTCCGTTTTGCCACCTCGACCATTCAATACGAAGCACATATTGGTGAACTTCATCTCAAAGATCGAA
Coding sequences within it:
- the thiL gene encoding thiamine-phosphate kinase gives rise to the protein MREFELIDKYFSPLSTGGRGVSLGIGDDAAILNVPDTHQLVVTTDTLAAGTHFFHHDNPTDVAWKAVAVNVSDLAAMGARPLWLTLSITLPDAEETWLSRFAQGLKEALTFYDLALVGGDTVKGPLSISVTAFGQVPKGQALTRSSAKPGDWIFCTGTLGDAAAGLALLTKKLRTDESSQDYLLERFRRPAARVAAGIALRHIASACIDISDGLIADLRHILKSSGDLGARIDLDALPTSKALENLCSDVELWEFALAGGEDYELCFTVPEDAHDRVAGVLQASGVQAVPIGRVTTSGDIEFLHVGQPVRLALSPWEHFET
- a CDS encoding phosphatidylglycerophosphatase A, with translation MTPIEALNQYRGSDRLIVLLATGLGSGLVPKMPGTVASVVASILAWLFVWLTSPIAVVSVAVIGIFVCERAAKLLGQHDHQAIVWDEWSGLWLTYAIVLPSTAAEFAGLLLFFRLFDILKPWPIRWADKQVSGGLGIMVDDWLAGIMAAGSYWGLIHYAL
- a CDS encoding EF-hand domain-containing protein, with the translated sequence MTKPLPQDKIREIRQHFEFFDRDHNGAIDADEFAQLLKAIEPKAKPAECLRGFREVDSDHDGQIDFAEFLTWWQKTWWQF